From one Catenuloplanes nepalensis genomic stretch:
- a CDS encoding barstar family protein has protein sequence MQVALDGRRVSSEADLHRELARLLDFGPFYGANLDALWDRLSTDVERPVHLLWTDSGASRAAMGSLSFERVERVLRQTVEQDTAWNLKERFTYALA, from the coding sequence GTGCAGGTAGCCCTTGATGGTCGTCGGGTGAGCTCGGAAGCCGATCTGCATCGGGAGCTGGCGAGGCTGCTCGACTTCGGCCCCTTCTACGGTGCGAACCTGGATGCTCTGTGGGATCGGCTGAGTACCGACGTCGAACGGCCGGTGCACCTTCTATGGACGGATTCCGGGGCCAGCCGGGCCGCGATGGGCTCCCTGTCGTTCGAGCGCGTCGAACGGGTCCTTCGGCAGACCGTCGAGCAGGACACCGCCTGGAACCTGAAGGAGCGCTTCACGTACGCGCTCGCATGA